In Cyanobacterium sp. T60_A2020_053, one DNA window encodes the following:
- a CDS encoding cofactor assembly of complex C subunit B, with translation MTSTLLLTILLMIGLFFFIRGSIKDRTEIVTISCPESEDNILAYLRQYFQQRSYQVKAIDGERNKVTLEGMVAPSAPLAILLSFLAGCGFFCFALVLAMLFHPEINWFLGLVILAPLAGFFYWRGAKRIEEVAFRLDLPDDNNKETTITIQAHRDELIQLQTSFPFSYSVRD, from the coding sequence ATGACATCAACTTTATTATTAACTATTCTTTTGATGATCGGTTTATTCTTTTTTATTCGTGGTAGTATCAAAGACCGTACCGAAATCGTTACTATTAGTTGTCCAGAAAGTGAGGACAACATCCTGGCTTATTTGAGACAATATTTTCAACAAAGGTCTTATCAAGTTAAAGCCATTGATGGTGAAAGAAATAAAGTAACTCTTGAGGGTATGGTAGCGCCCTCCGCCCCTCTTGCCATATTACTGAGTTTTCTTGCTGGTTGTGGCTTTTTTTGCTTTGCTTTAGTGTTGGCTATGTTATTTCACCCAGAAATTAACTGGTTTTTGGGTTTAGTAATTCTCGCACCCCTTGCCGGATTTTTTTATTGGCGCGGCGCGAAAAGAATAGAAGAAGTGGCATTTCGTCTTGATTTACCTGATGATAATAATAAGGAAACTACCATCACGATTCAAGCCCACCGTGATGAATTAATCCAGTTACAAACTTCTTTTCCTTTCAGTTATTCCGTGAGAGATTAG
- the pyrF gene encoding orotidine-5'-phosphate decarboxylase — protein MSNFADKIIVPLDVPDFEQASALLRSLEGVKFWKVGLELFVAEGEKVLNLLREKGKKIFLDLKFHDIPNTVKGATRSVLKYQPDLLTIHATAGREALRGAKEVIEASGLENPKLLAITILTSFSARELALDLQIPLELPEYALKNALMAQESGMDGAVCSPHEVAKLREVCGQDFLLVCPGVRPAWSVSGDQKRIMTPSQALAEGADYLVIGRPITQADNPVLAWEKIVAEVNQSVS, from the coding sequence ATGAGTAATTTTGCCGATAAGATTATAGTACCTTTAGATGTACCAGACTTTGAACAAGCCAGCGCCCTCCTCCGTAGCTTAGAAGGGGTAAAATTTTGGAAAGTTGGCTTAGAATTATTTGTGGCGGAAGGAGAGAAGGTTTTAAACTTATTGAGAGAGAAGGGAAAAAAAATATTTTTAGACCTGAAATTTCACGATATACCCAACACCGTCAAAGGGGCAACTCGCTCAGTTTTAAAATATCAACCAGACTTATTAACTATCCACGCCACCGCAGGAAGGGAAGCGCTGAGGGGTGCTAAAGAGGTGATAGAAGCCAGTGGGCTAGAAAACCCCAAATTACTAGCAATTACCATATTGACCAGCTTCAGCGCCCGTGAACTGGCATTAGATTTACAAATTCCCCTTGAGTTGCCAGAATATGCCCTCAAAAATGCTCTCATGGCGCAAGAATCGGGCATGGATGGGGCAGTTTGTTCTCCCCATGAAGTAGCGAAATTAAGAGAGGTATGTGGTCAAGATTTTCTGTTAGTATGCCCCGGCGTGCGCCCTGCTTGGTCGGTATCAGGGGATCAAAAACGCATCATGACACCCTCTCAAGCCTTGGCGGAGGGCGCTGATTACTTGGTAATCGGGCGCCCTATCACCCAAGCTGATAATCCCGTTTTGGCATGGGAAAAAATTGTCGCCGAAGTCAATCAATCAGTAAGCTAG